The proteins below come from a single Alligator mississippiensis isolate rAllMis1 chromosome 2, rAllMis1, whole genome shotgun sequence genomic window:
- the LOC102574719 gene encoding olfactory receptor 4S2-like, whose amino-acid sequence MEATQNVTEFILLGLSQNQVLERFFFVLFLLIYIVNILGNFLIIVTIKNSESLKSPMYFFLSYLSFVDMCLSSSTAPKLMADLLTEKKTISFTGCMAQLFFSHFFGGTEMFLLTVMAYDRCIAICKPLHYTTIMTRRVCGWLVIASSVGSFLHSIVQTLLTSQLSFCGLNEIDHFGCDVYALMQLACSDTYIVSIMVIANSGMMSLICFVVLMVSYLVILISLRTHSSEGHRKALSTCTSHITVVIIYFGPCIFIYLRPATTYSEDKMVTVFYTIITPILNPLIYTLRNKEVKNAIRNLWSTRVTSRGNEK is encoded by the coding sequence ATGGAGGCTACACAGAACGTGACAGAATTCATCTTATTGGGACTCTCACAGAATCAGGTGTTAGAACGattcttttttgttctgtttttacttATCTACATTGTGAACATACTCGGAAACTTTCTTATCATTGTCACTATCAAAAACAGTGAAAGTCTGAAgtcccccatgtatttcttcctgagcTACCTGTCTTTTGTAGACATGTGCCTTTCTTCCTCCACAGCCCCCAAACTGATGGCAGACCTCCTGACAGAGAAGAAAACAATCTCCTTCACTGGTTGCATGGCACAGCTGTTTTTCTCCCATTTCTTTGGTGGCACAGAGATGTTCCTTCTCACAGTTATGGCATACGACCGTTGCATTGCTATCTGCAAACCTCTCCATTACACAACTATCATGACTAGACGTGTGTGTGGCTGGCTGGTTATAGCTTCCTCAGTGGGAAGCTTTCTACATTCCATTGTACAGACTCTTCTGACAAGTCAGCTCTCCTTCTGTGGGCTCAATGAGATCGATCACTTTGGCTGTGACGTGTACGCTTTGATGCAACTGGCATGTAGTGACACGTATATTGTTAGCATCATGGTTATTGCCAATAGTGGGATGATGTCCCTGATTTGTTTTGTTGTGCTAATGGTATCCTATCTTGTCATCTTaatctctttgagaactcattCTTCTGAAGGGCATCGCAAAGCCCTTTCCACCTGTACTTCCCACATCACTGTAGTGATTATATATTTTGGACCTTGCATCTTCATTTACCTACGCCCAGCTACCACTTACTCAGAGGATAAGATGGTCACTGTGTTCTACACCATTATCACTCCCATATTGAATCCATTAATCTATACCCTGAGAAACAAGGAGGTGAAAAATGCTATTAGAAATTTATGGAGCACAAGAGTAACTTCCAGAGGAAATGAAAAATGA